From the genome of Anabrus simplex isolate iqAnaSimp1 chromosome X, ASM4041472v1, whole genome shotgun sequence, one region includes:
- the LOC136885947 gene encoding NADH dehydrogenase [ubiquinone] iron-sulfur protein 4, mitochondrial translates to MASLLRSGVCNLRPSILNVCRSGISTCPVRFGDNIDEALKIKEAPQVDSKYAIMKPDEISHQKLLQGYITVDKPMDISTISGVPEEHIKNRRVRIYMPPKNAMQSGTNNTHAWEMEFETRERWENPLIGWTSSGDPLSNMKVQFVSKEDAIDFCEKNGWQWFLEAPNEKPTRVKSYGFNFSWNKRTRVSTK, encoded by the coding sequence ATGGCATCGTTGTTAAGAAGTGGAGTTTGTAATTTGAGACCGTCTATTTTAAATGTATGTAGAAGTGGTATATCTACTTGTCCAGTACGCTTCGGAGATAATATTGATGAGGCTTTGAAAATCAAGGAAGCCCCACAAGTAGATAGTAAGTATGCTATAATGAAGCCTGATGAAATCTCCCATCAAAAGTTGCTGCAGGGATATATTACTGTTGATAAGCCGATGGATATTAGCACCATTAGTGGTGTTCCAGAAGAACACATTAAAAATCGTCGAGTAAGGATTTATATGCCACCAAAGAATGCAATGCAGTCGGGAACTAATAACACTCATGCTTGGGAAATGGAGTTTGAAACAAGGGAGCGCTGGGAGAATCCACTCATTGGCTGGACCTCTTCTGGAGATCCTCTGTCTAATATGAAGGTCCAGTTCGTCAGTAAAGAAGATGCCATCGATTTTTGCGAGAAGAATGGCTGGCAGTGGTTTCTCGAGGCACCCAACGAGAAACCAACCCGAGTTAAGTCGTATGGTTTTAACTTCTCATGGAACAAGCGTACTAGAGTTTCAACAAAGTAA